The stretch of DNA ACACATGGCAGGTTGCCGGAGCGAAATACGAAACCATGATTCTCACATTTTTAGAAAAGTATCTTCGTTGAAGCATAGTTCTTTGTTCTTTCTTCTTTGTTCATGGTTCTCACCTCACTGCTCACTGCTCAGAGCTCACCGCTCATTACTCAGTGCCCACCGCTCATTACTCACCGCTCACCGCTTATTGCTCATTCTCCTCTGCACTCTATTCCCCGCTCCCCCGCTATTTACACAGACAGAATTCTCCCAAGAAAACGCAACAAACCTCCTTCATCACCTTAGCGTAACCATAGGCGCGCGCCCAATGGGTTCTCCTGCTGAACGCGAAGCAATGCAGTTTGCCGTTGATAAGTTCAAACAATACGGATGCGACACGGCGTACATTATGCCGTTCACAAAAACTTCACGGGTAAATACAAACAGCGGAATTGCTGTCGGCATAAAACGAGGCGCGTCTGAAAGAATCATTGTCATCGGCGGACACATTGATTCCGCCGAACCGGAAATCCCCGGCGCAAATGACGATGGCTCCGGAACTGCGGTTGTGTTGGAAGCATCTCGTGTTCTTTCTTCCTCTCCGCATCAATCAACGCTTCTGTTCTGTTGTTTCGGCGGCGAAGAACAAGGACTGGATGGCTCGAAATATTTTGTTGATAATTTCCCGGAGCGAAAGAATATCGAACTCATGCTTCAGGTTGATATGGCAAACGGAATCGGAACAATTGACTTGATGCTCGAAACTCAGAATACAAGCGCGCCCCGTTGGCTTGTTCAAGCCGCTGTGGAAGAATATTTCAAACTTGGTTACGAACAACTCCGCTATGCTTCGGTCTTCTTCTCCGTGAACTATGCGCTTGGCTCCGGTATCGGCTCCGACCATGAAGCATTTTTGCAATGGGGAATTCCTGCCATCGATTTCACCACGCAACCGGACGACCCGATTCATACTCCGCAAGATAACTTTCAAAACTTTGACGTACGCGGGTTAAAACGCTCCGGCGATGTAATCCTCAAACTTGTCGAACGATTTGATAACGGCGTTCCCGTTAAATCAACCGAAGAATATTTTCTTTTCTTGCTCGGACAAACTCCAATCTTTATTCCGCTTTGGAGTTGCTGGCTTTGTATGCTTGCTTCATTTTGCATTGTTGTTTTCTCAATCATTAAAATCAGAAAACAACACATCCGGTCAGACGGAAAATATGAATGGACATTCTTTAAGATTTCCCTCTTTACATTCATCATCGTCTGTTCTGCTTGGTTCTCCTCAAATCTTGTAGGGCTCCTTAACGGAATCCGGCATCCGTGGCTCGCATTTCCAAATCCGTTTTATGTACTTGCCATTCTAGGCGTTCTGTTGGGGATTTCCATTTCGGCATGGTTGATGAAGAAATACCCATTAACAAAATCTCCGTACAAACTATTTCGCTCCGGCGCAATCATACTTCTCATAACTATGTTGCTCACTTCGCTCTTGAGTGTAAAAATCTCCCTTGCACCTGCAGTCGCATTGCTCCTCTGCTCACTGGCAATACTCGTCAAGAATAAATGGCTGAAACTTCTCCTTCTCGCCCTATCTCCGCTCTGGATGATTCGCCTGATATTTTCAGAATGGAGTGAAGTAATGTTTCGGTTTGTCATCCGTGAAATGCCATCAGACGTGATGACGTCTGCGGTATTCAATGGAGCGATGGTCCTTTTTCTCTGCCTGTATGTTCTTCCTCTTCTCTATCTTTCGGCGGCTGTCTTCAGGACAATGCCATCGTTTACCCATTCACTTCGTTTCTTGAAATCAAAGCGGACAGTGCTTGGCACGTTCACAATGTTCTTCTCCTTTGCGTTCCTTCTCACCAATGTTCCCGCTCACAACAAAATCTGGCAACGGGAAATTGAAGCGAACATTGAATACAATCTTGAAACCACAT from Ignavibacteriota bacterium encodes:
- a CDS encoding M28 family peptidase, coding for MGSPAEREAMQFAVDKFKQYGCDTAYIMPFTKTSRVNTNSGIAVGIKRGASERIIVIGGHIDSAEPEIPGANDDGSGTAVVLEASRVLSSSPHQSTLLFCCFGGEEQGLDGSKYFVDNFPERKNIELMLQVDMANGIGTIDLMLETQNTSAPRWLVQAAVEEYFKLGYEQLRYASVFFSVNYALGSGIGSDHEAFLQWGIPAIDFTTQPDDPIHTPQDNFQNFDVRGLKRSGDVILKLVERFDNGVPVKSTEEYFLFLLGQTPIFIPLWSCWLCMLASFCIVVFSIIKIRKQHIRSDGKYEWTFFKISLFTFIIVCSAWFSSNLVGLLNGIRHPWLAFPNPFYVLAILGVLLGISISAWLMKKYPLTKSPYKLFRSGAIILLITMLLTSLLSVKISLAPAVALLLCSLAILVKNKWLKLLLLALSPLWMIRLIFSEWSEVMFRFVIREMPSDVMTSAVFNGAMVLFLCLYVLPLLYLSAAVFRTMPSFTHSLRFLKSKRTVLGTFTMFFSFAFLLTNVPAHNKIWQREIEANIEYNLETTSGTFKLRSFEYLNDIEVTYNGKRIKVNERVTEKELPFPALFDSSLTLVHRTETKNVHGDTTDYNIELTITSKKRPYKVDVSYSSSAEQKPPEISTPLRFTTKKDTRVIEWFSFPDTLLAIPVQFQVVGNDTVKEKIRVVFSELPEGVKIQGEKVNVVPRMEYFYRKEYR